GGTCGATGTGCTTGAGCGGGTTCAGCGTCAGCCTGCCCTCCAGATAAGCCGTGTTATCGCCAAAATAGCGGGCCACATAGCCGTGTGCTGCCTCATGCACCGTGATGGCGAACAGCACGGGAAGCGCATACAGGGCGATGGTTTGAATCAGGTTGGCAGTGTCCATGCCCGGATTGTCTCAGACGCGCAAGCCGGCGCTTTACAGCCCGAGCGCGGCCAGCTCGCCCCGGCCCTGCCGGATGACGACCGGCTCGCCGCCGTCCGCCATCGTTGTCAGGTCAACCACGGTCGTGGGTTCCTTGTGGCAGGCGCCGGCGTCGATGATGGCCGCCAGTTCATGCTCCAGCGGGCCGGTGATGTCCTGGGGGTCGCTGATGGATTCGGTTTCGCCGCGCGGAATCAGGGTGGTGGCCAGCAAGGGTCCGCCATGGAGTTCAAGCAGGGCCTGCAGCGTCTTGTGGTCCGGAACGCGCAGGCCAATGGTCTTGCGCGACGGATGGCTGAGGCGGCGCGGCACTTCCTTGCTGGCTTCGAGGATGAAGGTGTAGGGGCCGGGTGTCGCCGCCTTGATCAGGCGGAACTGCTTGTTGTCCACCCGTGCATAGTTGGCCAACTCGCTCAGGTCGCGGCACAGCAGGGTCAGGTGGTGCTTGCCGTCCACGCCGCGAATCCGGCGCAGGTTGTCGGAGGCGGCCTTGTCGTCGAGCTGGCAGACCAGCGCGTAGCTCGAATCCGTCGGCACGGCGGCAATCCCGCCGCGCTGGATCAGTTCCACCGCCTGAGCGAGCAGGCGGGCATGCGGATTGAGAGGGTGGACTTCAAATAACTGGGCCATGGCAAACCTTTCAGGATTCAGCTGCTTGAATGATGACCCGGCTTTCGCGCACCGCCAGCCAGGCGCCGGTTGCGCCGCACGCCGTGATCATGCACATGCCAAGCAGCGACAGCTCATCGGGAACATGTGAAAACGCCAGCCAGCCGCCCAGCATGGCAAAGCCGATCTGCGCATAAAGAAAGGGCGTGAGGGTCGAGACGGGCGCGCGCGCATAGGCCAGGATCATCATGAAATGGCCAACGGTGCCCATGAAGCCCATCAGTGCCAGGCCGGCCCAGAGCGTCCACGAATCCAGCGCGGTCCAGACAAAGGGCAGCGCCAGCGACGCCAGCAGCATGCCGACCCAGCCGCTGTAGAAATGCATGGTGACCGGGTCTTCGGTCCGCGCCAGCCGGCTGGTCAGGATCTGGAACCAGGCGTGTGAAATCACCAGGCCCAGCGGCAGCAGCATGGCCCAGCTGAATTG
This DNA window, taken from Polaromonas hydrogenivorans, encodes the following:
- a CDS encoding L-threonylcarbamoyladenylate synthase, whose translation is MAQLFEVHPLNPHARLLAQAVELIQRGGIAAVPTDSSYALVCQLDDKAASDNLRRIRGVDGKHHLTLLCRDLSELANYARVDNKQFRLIKAATPGPYTFILEASKEVPRRLSHPSRKTIGLRVPDHKTLQALLELHGGPLLATTLIPRGETESISDPQDITGPLEHELAAIIDAGACHKEPTTVVDLTTMADGGEPVVIRQGRGELAALGL
- a CDS encoding DMT family transporter; the encoded protein is MSGPARTAPNTLAGIALLVAAVACFAVLDTTTKIISLSVPVLMALWFRYAFQAIATTVAMLPSRGWSLLRTAHPKFQCLRGLLLLATSVFAFFSLKHMPVGEFTAIVMITPLVITLLASLTLGERVSVLRWALVIGGFVGTLIIIRPGGEQFSWAMLLPLGLVISHAWFQILTSRLARTEDPVTMHFYSGWVGMLLASLALPFVWTALDSWTLWAGLALMGFMGTVGHFMMILAYARAPVSTLTPFLYAQIGFAMLGGWLAFSHVPDELSLLGMCMITACGATGAWLAVRESRVIIQAAES